The Pseudobdellovibrionaceae bacterium region TCGGGCGTCAGGTGCGTCGGCCGCGGCGCTGGTTCAATAACTCCAGCGGTCACCATGCCGCGATCCTCGCGGGCTGCCGTTTGAAAAACTGGAGCCGCGTCGGCTACACTCTTCCGAATCATAAGGTTTTTCGTTCCTTCATGGCGGTGAACCGCCGCTACTTGGGCAAGGATTGGACGCCTTTGCGGATCGCGCGGGACGGGGACGGGCTGCCGACGGTTTCGATGACGGTGAAAGAGCTTGCGCAATGTTATGCGGGGCTTGCGCAGACGCGGAACGAGGACTGGATCTGGGAATCCATGGTTCGTCATCCCGATCTGGTGGGCGGATTCAATCGTCTGGACACCACGATCATGAAGTCCTGCGGCGGCAAGGTGATCGCTAAAGAGGGCGCCGACGGTCTTTTGGGAATGGCGATCGAACATCCCGATTATCCCGAGGGACTGGGCGTGGTGATCAAGATCGCCCACGGTTGGAATCCGCAGGCGACCTGGTATCTGGCGCGCGGAATTCTGGGGACCTTGGGTTTTGATTTGCGCAATCCCTATCCCTTGCGTCGGCAGAAGGCGTTTCTGGTGCCGAAGATCGTGCCGGATCATTTGCAGGGACGGCTCGAGCAGATCAAGACCTGGGACGACTGGGATCCGGATCATGACCGTTGGTATTTCGACGTCGACCTGAGCGGCGATCTCGAAGCGGAACTGTAATTCCATTTATTGAGTGAGGCTGAAGTGAGCGAGAAAATTTCCACGAAACGCGCCCCCGAACCCGTCGGCGCTTATCCCCACGCGCGCAAATTCGGCGATCTGCTTTTCCTGTCCGGCGTGGGCCCGCGCAAGCCCGGAACGAAAGAGATCCCCGGCGTGACCCTGGGCGCGGACGGCGAGATCGCGGCCTATGACGTGGCCGTGCAGACCGAGTCCGTGATCGAAAACATCCGCATCATCCTGGAAGACGCCGGATCGTCCTTCGATAAAATTTTGGACGTGCAGGTCTTTCTCACCAATATGAAAAAAGACTTCAAAATCTATAACGAAATCTACGCGAAACACTTCACGTCGGTGGGTGCAACCCGCACGACAATCGAAGTGGGCGCGCTGCCGACCCCGATCGCCGTCGAATTCAAGGTGATCGCTCAAGCCTGACCGGACCGCAGAAGGTAGCACGTACCGCACGCGGTACGTGCTACCTTTTTTCTCCGGGCGGCGGACGACGCCGCTAGGGTACCATCTACCCTGCGCAGCAGGGTAGATGGTACCCTAGACGCCGGACCCCCAAAGGGACTGGGGCGTTGACAGCGGGGGCCGTGGAGTCGCCTACTTAAGGGATGTCCGCGCAAACGCCGGTTCCTTCGCCCCTCAATGTGACTCCGCCCAATCCGCTGCCTACGACTTCGCCGACCTCGAGCGCGCCCGCGCTGGGGCCCAAGGGGATTTTGAGCAATCCGCGTGTGCAGCGGGGCTCGATCATGGTTTACCGGGTGTTCGACGTCGCGGAAGAGATCGTGCTGCCGAAGGTGGAGTCGCTCCTCAGAGGCTTTCGCGGTCAGGAGAAATTCAAGGTCCCCAAGTACATCGACCGCGCCCTCATCATGAAAGAGCCACCGCTCGCGTTCTCCCTTGGCGAGCAGAGCCTCGAGATCGCGGGCAAAGAGTTCCGCGCCGAACTCGTCGCGAAGATCCGCGATTTCGGCGTCATGAGCCTGATCTACAATATCCCGATCGCGCCCGGCACGGACTGGACGCAGCTCGTGACCATGGCGGCCGAGATCGAGGAAGGCTCCGAGATCGACGAGCACGTGCAGAAGTTCATGCCGCAGCTCGTGCAGCAGATCGAACCCGCGTTGGTGAAGCCCACGCACTCGAAATTTTTCGAAGACTACATCGTCTATTTCATCGAAGAGTTCGAAGACAAAGTGAAGCTCTCGGACTTCGTGAAGAATGTCGACATCCCGGCGCTCCTGATGGCCGAACACGAAGTCGCGCTCAGCGAAGCCTCGAAACGTTCGGTCATGGAGAACCTGCACCAGTACGGCGAGGTCGACCTCGCGGTCATCGAGTGGAACGCGGCGCTCGTCATCGAGCCGGGCGGGGGACGTGAGCTTCCGGATCTGCTGGAGTTCGCGGTCAGCCACCTGCTCGAGATGCGCTACTACGACGATCTGCTGGATTCGAAACTCAAACTGCTATACGACGACATCGAGAAAAAACGCCGTCGCCCCATCTGGTCGAGCAAATTCGATCAGGTCTACGAAGACGCCAGCGCACGCTACATCGAGTTCTCGGAGTTCATCGAACGCGTCGAAAACTCGCTGAAGGTGGTCGGGGACTTCTACTTGGCGACGGTCTACCGCTCGGCCACGCGGAAATTCCGTCTGCTCGACTGGCAAAGTTCGGTGACGCGCAAAATGAACATTCTGGGCCAGGTCTCTTCCCTCTTGCAGGGTGAGGTGAACAACAAACGCGGCCATTGGCTTGAGATCATCATCATTTTGCTGATCGCCTACGAAGTCGTCGCGGCGTTTTTCAAAAGCTGAGGGGCTAACCCTCGCTCCCGGACTTGCCCCGCGCGCCTACAGACCTTAACGTGAATGCATGCTCCGCGTGTTCGTTCTTCTTCTCGCTCTCAGCGCCTCCTCCGCATTCGGACAGTCCCGACCAGGCACGCTGTCGAATTGGTCGGGCGTTTTGAGTCTGGGCGCGCCGAAATGGAGTTCGAATCTTTACCGCATCAACAACGAAGCGCTGCGGTCGGGGGACGGCTTCAGTGATCTGAGCGCCGGTCAACTCGGCGTCAAATTGCAACTCAGTTATACTTTTCTGCCGTCCTACGGACGCTGGGCGGTGACCTTGGGCGGCGGTCAGGATCGCGCGATCCTGGAAAACTTTGCGGGACGTCCCCACGTCCAGGGCGTCGAGACTGCGGCGAACGTTCGTCGTGCCGCCTTGGACCGCCAGCACCTCGACTTCGGTTTACAGGTCACGCCTTGGGTGACGACCTATTTGCGGGCGAATTTGCGCGCGGGTCTGCACACCTCGACGACACGCGCGTCACAGCAGCTGGAGGACGGGCGCATCGCCGACGACTTCAGCTTCGCGAGCCAAGGCACCTTTCAAGAGTTCGGTTTCGAAATCGGGCCGAGCACGGCGTTTCTTTACGTCTCGGTCTACATGACCCAGCAGAAGACCGCGAACTTGCGTGCGTTCAACGATCAGCCCGCCGATCTGCACGGCTACGCGTACTACGTGGGCCTGGGTCGCTATTCGTTTTAGAAATTCACGCCCAAAGCGAGGGCCGCTTTGGAGTCCGTGGTTTTCGCGATACCACCGAAATCGACGCTTTCGCGACGGAAGCTGGCGGCCAGGTTGAAGACTCCCAAGGGAACGTTCACGCCCAAAGCGCTCGCTTCGGTGCTGACGCTACCGAAAACCTGAAAGATCGGAAGCGACCAAGCCACGCCCAACGTGAAGGCGTCTTTCGCTTCGACCAAATCCTCGTGCAAAAAGGCGTCGATCCCCAAACCCAAAACGCTTTCTCCGATGTCGGGATTGATCGACGCGGCCACGTGAAACTGTGGACGCTGCGAAAAGCTCGACGCGCGATTGGTGACGCCTAAGTTCGTCATCGTCACCCCGAAGCGGGGCTTCAGCGCGTAGTCCAGGCCATGATACTGGATGCCGGGCTCAAGGTACAAAAGAGTCTGCTCTTGCGGATCCAGCAAACCGCGCCCCGATTCGCTGTAAGCGTCGGACAGAAAGAAGGACTGCGAAACAAATTTGCGATTCACCAAACGGGTTTGCAAACCCATGGCCCAGTCGTCACCAAGGTAGCGTCCCCATTGCAAATTCGCGGCGGCCTCTTGAAAAACCAGAAGCCGCGCTTCGGTCAGCGCCTCGTTCCGGAAGGACGAGTGATAGAAAAGACGGATCGGCGTCAGCTGCAGACCCCAGCCTTCGCGGCGCCACGCCAGATCGATGGCCGCCTGCAGTTCGCTAGAGCGGCGTTCGTTGAAGATCTCCTCCAAAAACTCCGGAGTCGATTGATCACGACGCAAGATTTCGAGGGCTTCGTTCGAGATTCGCAAGTTATTCGCGAGGTAAACTTGCGCTTTCCCCGAGTTTCCCCGTGTGAACGCAATGTCCGCGGGCGAACAGGGCAGAAGGTCGGCGCCCACGTCAAAGGCGAAGCAAGCGCTTCCTAAAGCGTCCGTCGCGATCCCCATACGGTAGGTCGAAAGCGTCGGGCCCACCCGCATCGGAGTGGCTTGTGCGAAGACCGACAGCAAAAGGACTCCCCCGAGGATCAGGCGTTTCATCGTCCGAGTCCTTTCAGAACGGGGAACTCTTTGCAGACGCTACGACCTTCGGGACGAGCAAGGGATTCCAACTGTTCGCGCTGGGCGGGAGTCAGTTGGTTCTTGGCCAGCTCCGCGTCGATTTCGGCCGCTTTCGAGGGAAATGCCAATCGCAGATCGCTCAGGATCTCGACGGTCAGCACGTAGCTGATTTTCAGCTGATGCAAAATCGAGCCGACGACGGGCGAGCAGTTGCCTTCTTTGTCGGTGTTGAGTTCCGCGACGCGCTCGTTGGCCTCTTCGAAGTGGGAGCGCATCAGGATGATTCCCAAAACCGCGCGGTAAAGGCGCGGTCCTTCATTGGCGGACTCGCTCAAGACGTCCCGCGCTTTTTCGATGTCGGCGCGTTTTTCTTCGGGAATCAGCGGCAGGGCCGAAAGCCGTGAGCGCACCCGATTGAACTCGCGCAGTTTTTTGTCGAAATGGGGAATGGCGAAACGGATCCACCGGGGGACCGCCCCCGGCAGCGACTTCGGCGAAAGGATCGCGGCCGCTTTGGGGTCTTCGTTCTTTTCTTCTTCCAGAATTTGTTTGTAGCGTTTGGAAACCTGCCAGTATTCGACGGATTTCAAACCGGCGCGACCCGCGTAAGCTGAAGCCAAGTACACCTTGATCTTCAGCTGGCCCGAGTCTTTGCGCATGTCTTCCAGAAGCGTGATGGCCTCATCGTAACGCTCTTGATCGATGAGCGCGCCCGCGCGATCGATTTCAGACTCACGCACGCGCTCGCTGCGGTTGTTTTGGCAACCCAGGGTCAAAAACAAAAAAGCGGCCGCCAGGGCGAGGGCCCCGATGCGCATTACTGGCACACCTGCGAGGGACGAAGGATGCGGGCTTCCGACATCCGCGAGCGGAGGATCTGCGCGGCCTCACGCTCTTGACCGGCGATTCCGCCGTTCGCGATCGCGCTGTCCAAGGAAACGATCTTCAAGCCGACGCGCACGACGGGAACGGCGGAAATTCCGCGGACCTTCGTGACGCCGCCCGAACGGGAAAGGTCCAAGAACAGGACGATGGACATCTGGCGTTCGATTCCCTTTTGACCGGCGACGAAATTTCCCAGCGAATAGGCCACGGGAACGTCACGTTGATCCGAGGATTTCACGATACGCAAGGGTTGAATCACGTGCGCGTGGTTTCCGATAACGGCGGTGGCGCCGGCATCGGCGAACCTTTTCGCGAGCCGGGTCTGCGAGGAGCTCGGCGTTGTCTGGTATTCGCCACCCCAGTGCGGCGTCACGATGACCGCGTCGATCGAACGGTCTTTCGAAAGCTGGCGAATCAGCGACATGGTCGCTTCCGAGTTACAGCGCAGAACTTGGGGCTGAGCCCCGCTCCAGTTCACGGCGTCCGCGCAACCGAGCCAAGCGACTTTCCAGCCTTTGGCGTTGGTGATGGCGTGGAAGGCGTTGTTCTGTTTCGAGTGGCGGGTCCCGGTGAAGGGCATGCCGTACTCTTGCATCGATTCGACGGTTTTATCGACGCCCAAACGGCCGCGATCCATCGAATGGTTATTCGCAGTCGAAAGGACGCTGAAACCCGATTGTTTCAGGGCGCCGATCATGTCGGGGTGATAGTTGAAAAGGAAGTTGGTCACGCAGTAAACCGCATCGCCGCCGTTGCGTTTGGTGTTGGGGCGACCGTCTTTATCCACCGGGTGACGGCAGTCATAGACACGACCGGGATCGGCCAGTTGGCGACCCGATTGGGAAAGCCCGCGCGCGGCGGTGGCCTCGAAGTTTCCATAAGTGATGTCGGCCGACTTGAAAAGCGGAGTCAGCGACGACCAGATCGAAGAGAATCCCTGACGGCTCTGGTTCGCCGGAGCGTAGAGCGCCCCGTGGACCAGGATGTCGCCGACGGCGGCGATCTTCACTTCGCCGTTTGCCGAACACGAGGCCTGGGCCTTCGGGATCATCGTGACACTCGCGGTGAGCGTCAGCACGGACTTCAGCAGATGGCGACGGAACATGGGACCCCCAAAAAATGATGATGATTCGGAAAACCCATTTCCAAAATCCGTTCCCGGTCGCGACGAAGCCAAGGGGGGCGCGGCTGAGACCTCCCTGTAAGGCCGACAGGATCGTCCAAACTTCAGACAGGGTGAAGACTTGCGTTTAGACCACGCGAAGACGCGAGTCTGGTTCCGCATTGGCACTCGAGTTTTGCTTTCATGCTCCATGAAAACTTCCGATTTGCCTCGGGCGCGCGGGCTGCCGATGATGAGTAGATGAAAGTCATCGAAGTTGAAAACCTCCGCAAAGAATTCCAACGTGCGAAACGGGCCGCGACACTCGGCGCGCGCATGAAAAACATGATCTCCTTCGGGGGAGCGGCGGACGTCTTTCGTGCGGTTGAGGACATCAACTTTTCGGTCACCAAGGGCGAAAGTTTGGCCTTCATCGGTCCCAACGGGGCGGGGAAATCCACGACCATCAAGATGCTGACCGGCTTGTTGCAGCCGACCTCGGGCCGCGTTTCGGTCCTGGGGATGGATCCGGCCCAGAAACGTATCGAGCTTGCTTACCGGATCGGGAGCGTCTTCGGACAGAAGTCGCAGCTATGGTTGCACCTGCCGCCGCGGGATACCTTCGAGCTTTTAAGCCGGATCTATAGACTGGACCGCGCGAAATACGAAAAGCGCCGCCGGACGCTGGTGGAACTTTTCGACCTTGGCGAAATCCAAGACGTGGCCACGCGCAAGCTCAGCCTGGGTCAGCGCATGCGCTGCGAGGTCGCGGCGAGTCTGCTGCACGAGCCCGAGATCATCTTTTTGGATGAGCCGACCATCGGTCTGGATCCGGTGGCGAAAGCGAGTATCCGCGATCTGATCAAACGCGCGAACAAGGAAGAGGGCGTGACCGTCTTTCTGACCTCCCATGATTCCGGGGACATCGAACGTCTGTGTCAGCGCGTGATCATCGTGAATCACGGCCGCGTGATCTTTGACGACAGCACGCAGAAGCTGCGCCGCGATTATCTGACGACGAAAGAGATTTCGCTGAAGCTGAACCGCGAATGGAACGAACGCATCGATATTCCCGGTGTGAAAGTCCTGAAGGCGAAGGGCTACGGCGTGAAACTGTCCGTGGATCAGTCGGTGAATTCCATCGACAAAGTCGTGGGCGGGATCCTCGCCCACGGCGGAGTCGAGGACATCACCATCGCGAACCAAGCGCTTGAAGATGTCATCACCCAGATCTACCAAACTCCCGGACGCTGACCTTATGAGAAAATATCTGTCGGTTTTTGAAATCACGGTGCGTTCGCGCCTGTCGAGTCTGGGTGATTTGGCGGGCATGGCGATTTTGCTCGCGATCATTTTGTTCGTTTTCGTTCAGTTGTGGCGAATCACGCTGGGCGCGGACGGGGCCGTCCTTGAGGGTTTCACGTTGAATGAAATGATCTGGTACTACGTCGGCACGGAAACCATCATCTTGTCGATGCTACCGATCCACCGGGTGCTGGAGCGCGAGATCCGCGAAGGAGACGTCGCGATCCGCCTGAACAAACCCATCGGCTACGTGAGCTTTCACGCGGCGGCGTTTCTGGGCGAGGCCTTCGTGCGTCTGTTCATCCTGATCGGGGTGGGCGGGATCGTGACGACGTGGCTTGTGGGACCGTTGGATTTTCAGTGGACGAGTCTGCCCGCGCTGCTGTTGATCTTCTTCACGAGTTTGCTCTTGAACTTCACCTACAGCGCGATCATCGGGCTTTCGGCCTTCTGGACCGAGGACGTCACGGGGCTGTTCTTCGTCATGGACCGGATGAAGTGGCTGTTGGGCGGCTTTTTGCTGCCGGTATCGATGTTTCCCGAGCCCTTGCGCACGCTCGCCGAATGGCTGCCCTTTCGCTGGATGATTTACGAACCCGCGAAGCTGCTGGTGCATTTCAGCTGGGCCGACTTCGCGCGCGTCTTGGGCGCGCAGGTCTTGGTTTTCGTGGTGGTTGGCGGAGTGGTGGCGCTCATGAATCACCGCGGACTCAAACGCTTGAACGTGAACGGAGGTTAGAATGCGGAACAGCTATTTTCTGTTTTATTTGCGGAACAACCTCGCGGCGGCGATGGAGTATCGTTTCTCGTTCATCAGCCAGGTCATGGGGATGTTCATCAACGACACCCTGTGGGTGATTTTTTGGGTGATGTACTTCCAAAAGTTTCCGGTCTTGAACGGCTGGACGCTGAACGACCTGCTCGTCATGTGGGGCAGCATCACCTTCAGCTTCGGGTTGTGCTTCGGCTTTTTCTGGAACGTGGCGCGGCTACCGGAGCTCGTCGTGCAGGGGCAGCTCGATTACTATCTGGGGCATCCGCGCGGCGTGCTCGCGCACTTGGCGGTCAGTCATTTGCGTCCCGTGAATCTGGGCGACTGTCTGTTCGGACCGCTGCTGCTTTTGTTTTTCGTCCCGATGACCGGCACGCAGTGGCTGCTGTTTTTCCTGACCGGAGCTCTGGCGGCTTTGATCTATTTTTCGTTTTACCTGACGGTGGGCTCGCTGGCGTTTTACCTGCGCAATGCCGAGTCGGTGACGGGGTCGGTCTCCACCGCGATCGTGCATTTCTCGACGTATCCGACGCGGATCTTCGAGGGCTGGACGCGGACGCTCCTCTTCACCGTGTTGCCGGCGGGTTTCATCAGCGAGGTGCCGGTGGAACTCGTGCGAAATTTCCGGCCCGAGCTTTTGGGGCAGATGATTCTGGCCGTGGCCGTGTACTTGGGAATTGCGCTTTTCGTCTTCCATCGGGGGCTCAAACGCTACGAATCCGGAAATTTGATCCTGATGCAGCGTTAGCGGGCGGGCGTCGGGGAGGGGGTTGCGGTGGTCCCCGCTTCGCGGGAGTCTTTGGCGATCGTGTCGGGATCGAATTCGATTTGCCGGCGGGCCCAGATGGCGGCGCCGGCGAGCAGGAGCGAAACCACCACGAGGGCGATGCCCCACAGGTCGCGGGGTGAGTTTTCAGTGGTGGGGGTGGGTTCCTGAGCTTTCACGCCTTTCAGTCTGAACCCGTTGGGCGGGGGATTCAAGACCACCTGTTCCGCATTTGAGACGTGGGAAGCGTTTAAAACGATCCGGGTCAAGGTTCGATCAAGACCCGGTGCCGGTCCTCCGATAAAAAGGACTGGGTCCGCGACGCCCCTCGGTCGGGAATTGACGAAGGGCCCGAGTTGAAAGAAAGCTGAGAATCATGAAAATCAATTTCGGCCGTTCGGAAATTTTGCTCCTCGCTCTCGGCACCGGTGCCGCCCTCACGCTGTTCCTCGCGGGTTGTGCTCAGCAGACGGATTCCAACGCGAACAGCTTCACGCAGGTCTATAACGCTTCGTTTAGCGTGACCTGCATGAACTGCCATGCGGGCGCGGGATCCTCCTCGGGCACGAACCTGGATTTCACCAGCGCCGACGCGGCTTACGCCGGCCTGATCAACGTGGCCGTGCAGATCCCGTCGAACCCCTCCAAGTGCGGCGGGGTCCGGCGCGTCGTTCCCGGTGACGCCACCAACTCCTATCTGTTGGGCGTCCTGTTCAGTGAGGACAACCACAACAACTTTGCGGGCTCGAACGGCTGCCAGCCGCCGACCGCCCACCTGTCGCTCGTGAACCTCTCCGCCGCCGAGCGCTCCAGCCTCCAAGCCTGGATCAACGCGGGCGCCGCGCGCTAATCCGAAAATCTAATCCAGAAATAAAAAAGGGTGACCGGTGGTCACCCTTTCTCGTTTCCGGCGTACTCTGAAAACGCGGCGGCGGTTAAAGCGCCTGCATCCATTCGAGGGCTTCGCGAACCTGCTTGGCGAGGAAGGCGTTGCGGGCGCCGAGCCCCGTCAGATCCTCGGAGGCTTCGAGGCGGCGACGGAAGTCGTCGGCCTTCATGCCGTCGAGTTTCCAGCGGACGGCCTCCATCTTCACTCGCTGCGCGACGAGCAGATCCGAGGTCGTCAAAGATTTACGCGATGAACTCAAGAATGAATCCATCCGCGTCTTGAGTTCTTCCAAAGGTGCGCCTTCCGGCCGCGTCTTGGCGGTCAGGGTCAGCGAACCCAAAGCGTAGAGCGCTTCGAATTGGCCCAGGTTCACGAACTGTCCCGCGGCCGCGCGGTGGGCCTCGAGATCCAGAAGGTAGGCCGCCACGCTGTCGTTGGATAGATCTCCGTGCGCGAGCCACAAACGCACCTGGGTTTTCATGCGCGTCTCCAGAAAGCTCGTTTCGAAAAATGCGAGGGCTTTGCGCTCTTCGACGGGAATCTGCAGAAGCGATTGCAGCTCGGCCAAACGCGTGCGGGCCGCGGTCGTTCCGGTTTCGCAGCGGGCGAGGTAACCGGCGTTGATGATGCGCAGTCGGCGCGGGTTCTGGCCCGAGGGGTGTTCGGGAAGGGCGCCCGCATTCACGCGCGCCAGGCCCTCTTTGACCGCGGTCAAGGTTTGGCAGGCGGCCGTGGTGCGCTCAAGCGCGACCAAAGAGCGACCGACCAGAAGACCGCGCTTCAGATCGTTCATGTCTTGATAAGGATTCGGGCTGAGCGCGTTCAGCTCCAGGACCTTCTCGTGACGACCGGCATAGGCCGCGGCTTGGATGCGCAGATGGCGCAGCGGAGCCTCCAGGAAGTGTCCGGCGGGAAGTTTCAAGCCATCGAGGATTTCGCTGGCTTGATGGAAGTCCTGCAGACCCACCAGAGCCTGCGCGCGCAGGTACAGCGCGAGGAAGCGCGAGTCCTCATCCAGGAAAGGCATCTCGAGGCGCTCCTGCCACCATTTCTGTGCGGGCCCCCAGCTCTTCGCGCGATTTCCCAGAAGTCCCAGGTTGGTCAACGTTTGCGCTTTCAGGCGTTCGTTATTGCGCGCGCCGTCCAGGGCGAGGATCAACTCCACGCGCGCCTTTTCGAGTTCCTCGCGGCGTTCGTCTTCTTTGATCTCGGGTTTTTCGAGGATTCGTTGCAGCCGCACGCTTCCGCGCAGGAAACTCGCGAAGGCGTCGGGGCGGGGTTCGGCTTTTTCCACTTTGCTGAGCCAGCCCGCCGAGTCCTCGGGAAGAGCGCCCTTCAGCCGGGCGAGCTCCGCGTACAAACGGACGAGGTTTTCGGTTTCGTTGATGAAGTTCCGTTTCTTCAGCTCGTTGATGTTCGCGTCGATCAGCTTTTCGCGGCCGGCGGCGACCATCTGGGTCAGGTAGCCCCAGTGCGCTTCGAGGTTATCGGTCGTGACGACCGCGCCGTAGAAGTGGCCCAGCGCCGCCTGCGGTTGACCCAAACGGATGTGTTCGTAGCCGCGATCGAAGCTCGTCGCGATGAAATACTCTTTCGCGTAGGTCGACTCCAGAGTGTGGGCGGGAATGAACTTGAAAAGGTTCGTCGTGATCCACTCGACCTCTTGCAGACGATCGGACGCGGTCCACAAGTGGATGGCGCGGTAAGCGGCCAAGCGCACGAGCACGGACTGATCGCGGACGGGAGTGATAACCTTATCGAAGTTCAGGTAGGCGTCTTTTTCGCCCTTTTGCACCTTCATCGCGAGCAGCTCCAGTTCGAGGAGCTTGCGGACCGCGGGGGACAGATCTTTCGCGTTCGCCCAGCGATGGAGTTGGGTTTCGCGATTTTTCGCGTTCTCCATCCGCTCCAAACTCTTCGCCCAGTAGATGAGCTGGCTGGGCTCGGACATTTTGGTTTTCGCGAGGCGCTCTTGATAGGGAGCTTCATCCAGATCGCCGGTCTGTTGCCATTCGTGGCTGAAGGCCAGGAAACTCAGATCGCTCTCTGCGGGGCGTGCGGCGGCTTTCATGAGCTCCGCACGGGCTTTCGCCAAAGAGCCCGGGCCGCCGATCATGCGGTGGGTGCTGGCGCGACCGACGGCCTCCAGAAAACTGGAACCCGCAAGTCCGCGGAGTGAGTTCTCGAGGGACTGGCGCAAGGTCAGCGACAATTCACCGGGAGGTTCCGAGCGGCGCGCGGCTCCGTTTTTCAGGATTTTGTCAAAGGTCGCGGCTTCCGCAGTGGAAAGGCCCGCGCCCCGCGTGCGCAGTTCGCGTAACCACTCGAGTCCGCCGGCTTCGTCGTTCATGAGCAGCGCTTGACCGAAGACCCCGCGCAGAAGAAGCGGGCGGGAGATCGCGGAATTCGCATTCGCGCGCGCGGCGAGCGTCAGCAGGAAGAGCAGCCGGTCTTCGGGGGTGCGGGCCGAGAAGTGCGCCGACAGAAGTTCACTTTCCGTCCACGCCGTGGGGATGACGCCCGTTTCGGGAAGCGCGTACAGATCCAGCGATCCTTCGAAGGCGCAGGCGACGATCATGCGGTCGGGCGAAAGCCCCGGCTGACTGCAGTTCTCCGCAAGCGAGGTGAGCGGCTCGGGAAACTGCGTTTCGGTGGGACAGCCCTTCGCCGGCAGCGGAATGCGCGCGAGGATCGAGTTGTCATCGCCATCGATGCGGCCGTCCTGATTGGTGTCCGCCAGATAATGCGAGAACACGAGGAACTTTCCGTCACGGGAAAAGCGCGGGTACGCGGACAGTCCCGGCCATGCGATGCGCGGGGTGCAGAGCTCGCCCAAACGTTCGCCGTCGAAGCTCGCGTACTGGATCTTCTGCTGCTCGCCTTGGCGGGCCAGGCGTTCGACCCAAGTGATCAGACGACCGTCGATGGACGCTGAAGGGTGAAAGAGTTTGGAGTTGTTGAGCGTCCGGCTTTGCTGCGAGCGGGTGTCGTAGACCTCGAGGGTCACGTTCGCCGAGCCGCGCTCTTTGCGGACGAAGCCGATCTTGGTGTCGGTGATCCAGAAGGGCGAGGATTTTTCTCCGTTCAGAAGTTTCAGGCAGCTGACGGATTCGGACATGGCGTTCGTCAGGCAGATCTCGCCGTCGGGCGTGCGCTCCAGCGAGCGGAAGACCACTTGCCCGGACGAAGCGTGCACCGAGGCCGAGTCCACGTCGCGCAAATTCGAACGCCAGCTCGAAAGCTCGCGGCGGTTGATGTCCAGAATTTCAAGAACGGGATTCATATGCGCTTTGCGCGTGAACAGAAGTGATCGGCCGTCCGAGAACGGCGCGGGC contains the following coding sequences:
- a CDS encoding ATP-binding cassette domain-containing protein, with protein sequence MKVIEVENLRKEFQRAKRAATLGARMKNMISFGGAADVFRAVEDINFSVTKGESLAFIGPNGAGKSTTIKMLTGLLQPTSGRVSVLGMDPAQKRIELAYRIGSVFGQKSQLWLHLPPRDTFELLSRIYRLDRAKYEKRRRTLVELFDLGEIQDVATRKLSLGQRMRCEVAASLLHEPEIIFLDEPTIGLDPVAKASIRDLIKRANKEEGVTVFLTSHDSGDIERLCQRVIIVNHGRVIFDDSTQKLRRDYLTTKEISLKLNREWNERIDIPGVKVLKAKGYGVKLSVDQSVNSIDKVVGGILAHGGVEDITIANQALEDVITQIYQTPGR
- a CDS encoding asparaginase, giving the protein MSDRPLSAADGRSLSGAASDRDSRVYPKSPFGEKVAGLPTGRDVEWEPLIDYRRNGVSENTIHGAVAWYSGGKLVHSLGGNVLCYGRSMMKLLYMKVFTEVLNDYSWEQKAISVSSHNGSAEHIETSQSLLSESEWGLMQTPLDLPLVQFGRQVRRPRRWFNNSSGHHAAILAGCRLKNWSRVGYTLPNHKVFRSFMAVNRRYLGKDWTPLRIARDGDGLPTVSMTVKELAQCYAGLAQTRNEDWIWESMVRHPDLVGGFNRLDTTIMKSCGGKVIAKEGADGLLGMAIEHPDYPEGLGVVIKIAHGWNPQATWYLARGILGTLGFDLRNPYPLRRQKAFLVPKIVPDHLQGRLEQIKTWDDWDPDHDRWYFDVDLSGDLEAEL
- a CDS encoding CapA family protein; the protein is MFRRHLLKSVLTLTASVTMIPKAQASCSANGEVKIAAVGDILVHGALYAPANQSRQGFSSIWSSLTPLFKSADITYGNFEATAARGLSQSGRQLADPGRVYDCRHPVDKDGRPNTKRNGGDAVYCVTNFLFNYHPDMIGALKQSGFSVLSTANNHSMDRGRLGVDKTVESMQEYGMPFTGTRHSKQNNAFHAITNAKGWKVAWLGCADAVNWSGAQPQVLRCNSEATMSLIRQLSKDRSIDAVIVTPHWGGEYQTTPSSSQTRLAKRFADAGATAVIGNHAHVIQPLRIVKSSDQRDVPVAYSLGNFVAGQKGIERQMSIVLFLDLSRSGGVTKVRGISAVPVVRVGLKIVSLDSAIANGGIAGQEREAAQILRSRMSEARILRPSQVCQ
- a CDS encoding RidA family protein, whose translation is MSEKISTKRAPEPVGAYPHARKFGDLLFLSGVGPRKPGTKEIPGVTLGADGEIAAYDVAVQTESVIENIRIILEDAGSSFDKILDVQVFLTNMKKDFKIYNEIYAKHFTSVGATRTTIEVGALPTPIAVEFKVIAQA
- a CDS encoding ABC-2 family transporter protein translates to MRNSYFLFYLRNNLAAAMEYRFSFISQVMGMFINDTLWVIFWVMYFQKFPVLNGWTLNDLLVMWGSITFSFGLCFGFFWNVARLPELVVQGQLDYYLGHPRGVLAHLAVSHLRPVNLGDCLFGPLLLLFFVPMTGTQWLLFFLTGALAALIYFSFYLTVGSLAFYLRNAESVTGSVSTAIVHFSTYPTRIFEGWTRTLLFTVLPAGFISEVPVELVRNFRPELLGQMILAVAVYLGIALFVFHRGLKRYESGNLILMQR
- a CDS encoding ABC-2 family transporter protein — its product is MRKYLSVFEITVRSRLSSLGDLAGMAILLAIILFVFVQLWRITLGADGAVLEGFTLNEMIWYYVGTETIILSMLPIHRVLEREIREGDVAIRLNKPIGYVSFHAAAFLGEAFVRLFILIGVGGIVTTWLVGPLDFQWTSLPALLLIFFTSLLLNFTYSAIIGLSAFWTEDVTGLFFVMDRMKWLLGGFLLPVSMFPEPLRTLAEWLPFRWMIYEPAKLLVHFSWADFARVLGAQVLVFVVVGGVVALMNHRGLKRLNVNGG